In a genomic window of Nitrospira sp. ND1:
- a CDS encoding response regulator: MPKILIADDSIAVRKVAERLLTEAGMGVTLAANGSEALALLSKDRPDLIVSDVIMPDKSGYEVCAYIRGQANLADLPVLLISGIVNDEVSRQAESCKADGVLKKPFQGSSLKDRVLDLLTKRPQKPAPVPELPQQHVAVEPSIVAEVAAAPAIHVPEELEEARVDTQEHRPSLEPITSSLDDPHAIPATMTRDTMVDAAPAFHAAEPATPAHDHEHHHAILAERDTRIGELEAQLDEERRRSLEQTQQIGHIQRALDEQHEQVAALSSHAHTLDQSLADERAQRTALAEQLDGVSRQMHRIGELETALADEQHRAQQLSQQVSEGARHAARIVELEAHLEAEREAANQLVQQITGLEQVETRVHELETTLAAEREQAELQRRERVELEQVADKVPALEEACAKAHAQITELDAALSAEREAAAALLVQVKQLEATAQRASELDLALVSEQERSMQLEKRAMEAEHMAEQSTRRFEDMARKLGEIAGLASQLGNGKR, translated from the coding sequence ATGCCAAAGATCTTGATTGCCGACGACAGTATCGCAGTCCGTAAGGTGGCCGAGCGTCTCCTGACCGAGGCCGGCATGGGGGTGACACTTGCGGCGAACGGATCTGAGGCTCTGGCGCTGTTAAGTAAGGATCGCCCCGACCTCATCGTGTCCGATGTCATCATGCCGGACAAGAGCGGCTATGAGGTCTGTGCGTACATTCGGGGACAGGCAAACCTCGCGGATCTTCCCGTGCTGCTGATCAGCGGTATCGTGAACGATGAAGTGTCCCGACAAGCGGAGTCCTGTAAGGCCGACGGGGTCTTGAAGAAGCCGTTTCAGGGCTCCTCACTCAAGGACCGTGTGCTGGACCTGTTGACGAAGCGCCCACAAAAGCCTGCTCCGGTTCCGGAACTGCCGCAGCAGCACGTGGCCGTGGAGCCATCTATCGTGGCAGAGGTCGCGGCCGCACCCGCCATTCATGTGCCGGAAGAACTCGAAGAGGCCCGCGTAGACACTCAGGAGCATCGGCCGTCGCTCGAGCCGATCACGAGCAGTCTTGACGATCCTCACGCCATACCGGCGACGATGACCCGCGACACGATGGTGGATGCGGCCCCTGCATTCCATGCCGCTGAGCCGGCTACGCCGGCGCATGATCATGAGCATCATCATGCAATCCTGGCGGAACGTGACACGCGGATCGGCGAACTCGAAGCGCAGTTGGACGAGGAGCGTCGGCGGAGTCTGGAGCAGACCCAGCAGATCGGGCACATCCAGCGTGCGTTGGATGAGCAGCACGAGCAGGTTGCAGCCCTGTCGTCACATGCACACACATTGGACCAGAGTCTAGCCGACGAGCGGGCGCAGCGAACCGCTCTCGCAGAACAGTTGGATGGAGTCTCGAGACAGATGCACCGGATCGGCGAACTGGAGACGGCTCTGGCCGATGAGCAGCATCGTGCCCAGCAATTGTCCCAACAGGTTTCGGAAGGGGCCCGTCATGCCGCGCGCATCGTGGAATTGGAGGCCCATCTGGAGGCAGAGCGGGAAGCGGCGAATCAATTGGTGCAGCAGATTACCGGTCTTGAGCAGGTCGAAACGCGCGTGCACGAGCTCGAAACGACCTTGGCCGCTGAACGTGAGCAAGCGGAACTGCAGCGACGGGAGCGTGTCGAGCTGGAACAGGTTGCAGACAAGGTGCCGGCGCTGGAAGAGGCCTGTGCGAAAGCCCATGCTCAGATCACCGAGCTGGACGCGGCGCTCTCGGCTGAACGGGAGGCTGCGGCGGCGCTGTTAGTTCAGGTCAAACAGTTGGAAGCGACGGCGCAACGTGCCAGTGAGCTGGATCTCGCCCTGGTCAGCGAGCAGGAGCGTTCGATGCAGCTCGAGAAACGGGCGATGGAAGCCGAGCACATGGCGGAGCAGTCGACTCGCCGGTTCGAAGATATGGCGAGGAAGCTGGGGGAGATCGCGGGGCTGGCCTCCCAACTCGGTAATGGAAAACGCTAG
- a CDS encoding chemotaxis protein CheW, which translates to MLRTQLGRQPHKGSKGATEARMQHMVVFSVGGQRLAARTEEIGGVMPWTGSTAVPSDTPFVRALVRQEKGCLPVFDLAAKFKRSLQDGEPLCLVVKHVDGPLAICIDSQVPSLHMVARSAVQYRAGNDPDIAGTCIAGEEELPIINLTTLGVSSNRPA; encoded by the coding sequence ATGCTACGTACTCAGCTAGGCAGACAACCGCACAAGGGTAGCAAAGGCGCGACCGAGGCGCGGATGCAGCACATGGTGGTGTTTTCGGTGGGCGGGCAACGGTTGGCCGCCAGAACCGAGGAGATCGGCGGGGTGATGCCGTGGACGGGCTCGACGGCGGTTCCCAGCGATACGCCGTTTGTGCGCGCTCTCGTCCGACAGGAGAAGGGATGTCTTCCGGTATTCGACCTGGCGGCGAAGTTCAAGCGTTCCCTGCAGGATGGTGAACCGCTGTGTCTGGTTGTCAAACATGTGGATGGACCGCTGGCAATCTGTATCGATTCCCAGGTTCCTTCCTTGCACATGGTGGCACGCTCGGCAGTGCAGTATCGCGCCGGCAACGATCCCGACATCGCGGGAACGTGCATCGCCGGCGAAGAAGAACTTCCTATCATCAACCTGACAACCTTGGGGGTCTCATCGAACCGCCCCGCGTGA
- a CDS encoding chemotaxis protein CheW produces the protein MGLRGHKAAVVSSGLAVRFLVALMGPTHVAFPSHWVRGIVTPAEGGQDGHVTWANASYERTDLARRLTIQAKGVTAETRIVLYANEQRSRSFAVDKVVGLIDVERTLIQPLPAQFRGGERERLLGLFVESSYIALIANPFWVLELPSRTNVLDVFALRVSERRPGEFDSRLRLPSAALEEASAMSAGSAK, from the coding sequence ATGGGGCTCCGGGGACATAAGGCAGCAGTGGTGTCGAGCGGGTTGGCGGTCCGATTTCTCGTGGCGCTCATGGGCCCCACGCATGTGGCCTTTCCCTCCCACTGGGTTCGCGGCATTGTGACTCCGGCTGAGGGGGGCCAGGACGGGCATGTCACCTGGGCCAATGCTTCCTACGAACGCACCGATCTCGCCCGTCGTTTGACGATCCAGGCCAAAGGCGTCACGGCTGAGACCCGGATCGTGCTCTATGCCAATGAGCAACGATCGCGGTCCTTTGCGGTGGACAAGGTCGTGGGCCTCATCGATGTCGAACGGACGCTGATCCAGCCGCTCCCTGCGCAGTTTCGGGGAGGGGAGCGGGAGCGATTGCTCGGATTGTTTGTTGAGTCGTCGTATATCGCGCTGATCGCCAATCCGTTTTGGGTGCTCGAGCTCCCCTCCCGGACCAATGTCTTGGATGTGTTTGCCCTTCGGGTGTCGGAGCGCCGGCCGGGCGAATTCGATTCCAGACTCCGCCTGCCTTCGGCGGCCTTGGAAGAGGCGTCGGCGATGTCAGCCGGATCGGCCAAGTAG